The Xiphophorus hellerii strain 12219 chromosome 3, Xiphophorus_hellerii-4.1, whole genome shotgun sequence genome segment GCTGCTCTCCTATTTCCACTGCTACTGCAGGTGCCGACTTGGTGTCTTCCTCCTGAAGGGCTTTCTCTACCATCTTCAGGAGGGGGATAACTTTTGATGCCGACACGTGTTCTTCTGCAGAGAGCTCCGTGGTGGCATCATAGAAAGGAGAGAGTAAAGAAAGGCACGCTACAACAATGTCAAACTCACTGGCAGTGAAAAAGGGAATGTCAGTGTGTAATCCAGCCAATGCCGCTCCTACTGGCTCCCTCAACTCCACCAGACGTTGCAGCATCAAGTAGGTGCTgttccatcttgtttccacCTCCTGCATCAGCTTGGTTGCTTGCATACCCAGCTGAAGCTGCACTTGTGTAAGCTTCTCCTTTAAAGATACAGAAATGTAGGCCATTAAGTCACTGCAGTAGGAGTACAGACAAACTATTAACATTATATattggaataaaagaaaagagcatACCTTAGCAGTGGTGCTGCTTCTAAAGTAGCCAACCAGCTTCCTTGCTTTGGCCCGGAGGCCAGAGAGCACAGGGTGCTGGTCAAGCGCCCTCTTCACAACAAGATTGAGGGTGTGAGCAACACAAATGTGATGGCGAAGCTTCAGCTCTCTCACGCATGCCACCATATTAGGAGCACCATCGGTGACCATGCATGTCACCTTGCCTGAGATTCCCCATTCCTCCATCAGGGAGGCTTTCACACAAGCAATATTTTCAGCAGTGTGAGACTGGGGGAATGCCTGCACTCCCAACAACACTGAGCTCAGCTTTTCGTTCTCCTCCACAAAGTGGCATGTCACTGCCAGGTAGGCATCCATGTTGATGGATGTCCACATATCTGATGTAAGGCTAACAGCAGCCACCTTCTCTACTTTAGCCTTAGCGTGCTCCTTAGCAGACTCATATTTGGCCTCCACCATGGCCTTCAGAGCCTAAAggaagaaatatatatatattgctgaaTTGTGACACATACAATAATGTAGTCATTCGTTTATGTATGGACCCACACATACCTGCCTTGTAGGGAGAACATAATTGGGATCCAGCTTAGACACAAATGTCCTGAATCCAACGTCATCCACAATAGTGAAAGGCTGGGTATCCTTCACTATCATGGAGACTAGAGCTTCATCCAGCTCTTGTTTTCTGGTGGCTGGTTAAAAGGGAATAAATACAGTGTCTGTTACCGGTCTTTATTTGCACAACAAGCAAACATCAGCATGCAAAAATTGTGATAGTGTGTTTGTAATTTAGTAATGAAATACCTTGGCTGGGTGAAGCTCCAGTTTCCTCCCTATTCTCATGCAAGGCACGGTAGTGCCTTGCATgagtgttattattgtaccccaactccttggagcacaataaacacctcacctttacagaaaataagaaacagtgaaaaatacagttcctcataagcaaacctaatgcatc includes the following:
- the LOC116716849 gene encoding zinc finger BED domain-containing protein 1-like, whose product is MIVKDTQPFTIVDDVGFRTFVSKLDPNYVLPTRQALKAMVEAKYESAKEHAKAKVEKVAAVSLTSDMWTSINMDAYLAVTCHFVEENEKLSSVLLGVQAFPQSHTAENIACVKASLMEEWGISGKVTCMVTDGAPNMVACVRELKLRHHICVAHTLNLVVKRALDQHPVLSGLRAKARKLVGYFRSSTTAKEKLTQVQLQLGMQATKLMQEVETRWNSTYLMLQRLVELREPVGAALAGLHTDIPFFTASEFDIVVACLSLLSPFYDATTELSAEEHVSASKVIPLLKMVEKALQEEDTKSAPAVAVEIGEQLIRQLREKLHMLQSMSILSLATLLDPRFKLIAFFSNTKAAEAVKRLTSECATVIRRNTEENTHEIPQASTSQEFTGGSRLWQRLDTSVMEAKRTQNVSADATIEVQRYLSEANISRLENPLEYWANHRSLYPNLYKLALIYLCTPASSVPCERVFSKAGEVVSKKRNRLKPKTVEKLLFLNKNA